Below is a window of Variovorax sp. TBS-050B DNA.
TGCCGGTGCGCGCCGAATTGACGATGGCTTCGATGCAGCGCTCGACGTCGCCCTCGTTGACGACGACCTCGACCTTCATCTTCGGCAGGAAATCGACCACGTACTCCGCACCGCGATAGAGCTCCGTGTGGCCCTTCTGTCGGCCGAAGCCCTTCACCTCGGTCACCGTGAGGCCGGTGACACCCACTTCTGCCAAGGCTTCGCGCACGTCCTCGAGCTTGAAGGGTTTGACGATGGCGGTGATCTGCTTCATGGTTTTTGCGCTCCGGCGGTTTCGTTGAACTTGCTGGTGATAGGGTAACGCCAATCCTTGCCGAAGCTGCGGTGGGTGACCCGGATGCCTACCGGCGCCTGGCGCCGCTTGTACTCGTTGATCCTGATCAGGCGAGCGACCC
It encodes the following:
- a CDS encoding P-II family nitrogen regulator produces the protein MKQITAIVKPFKLEDVREALAEVGVTGLTVTEVKGFGRQKGHTELYRGAEYVVDFLPKMKVEVVVNEGDVERCIEAIVNSARTGKIGDGKIFVTDVERIVRIRTGEENENAV